The following are encoded in a window of Pseudomonas graminis genomic DNA:
- the cmoB gene encoding tRNA 5-methoxyuridine(34)/uridine 5-oxyacetic acid(34) synthase CmoB, with amino-acid sequence MIDLAPLVRRLAGTPLYAWAQGLQAQLDAKMEKGHGDLERWQGALNALPNLKPSRIELKDDFILGADCDDATREQTRAALMGLSPWRKGPFDVFGVHVDTEWRSDWKWSRVSPHLDLKGKRVLDVGCGNGYYQWRMLGAGADSVIGVDPNWLFFCQFQAMQRYLPDLPAWHLPFTLEDLPARLEGFDTVFSMGVLYHRKSPIDHLLALKDCLVKGGELVLETMVVEGDANQVLVPEDRYSQMRNVWFLPSVPALELWLRRAGFVDVRCVDVSTTTVEEQRGTEWMRFQSLRDFLDPADHSKTVEGLPAPRRAVIVGRKP; translated from the coding sequence ATGATTGATCTCGCTCCCCTGGTCCGCCGTCTTGCGGGCACGCCACTGTATGCCTGGGCCCAAGGCCTGCAGGCGCAACTCGACGCGAAGATGGAAAAGGGTCATGGCGACCTGGAACGCTGGCAAGGCGCGCTGAATGCCTTGCCAAACCTTAAGCCAAGCCGCATCGAGCTCAAGGATGATTTCATCCTCGGCGCCGATTGCGATGACGCCACCCGCGAGCAGACCCGCGCCGCGCTGATGGGTCTGTCACCGTGGCGCAAAGGCCCTTTCGATGTGTTTGGCGTGCACGTCGACACCGAATGGCGCTCGGACTGGAAATGGTCGCGGGTGTCGCCGCACCTTGATCTGAAAGGCAAGCGCGTTCTGGATGTGGGCTGCGGCAATGGTTATTACCAGTGGCGCATGCTGGGCGCCGGCGCCGACAGCGTCATTGGTGTCGACCCCAACTGGCTGTTCTTTTGCCAGTTCCAGGCCATGCAGCGTTACCTGCCGGACCTGCCGGCGTGGCATCTGCCGTTCACCCTGGAAGATCTGCCCGCACGGCTGGAAGGTTTCGACACGGTGTTTTCCATGGGCGTGCTCTATCACCGCAAGTCGCCCATCGATCACCTTCTGGCGCTGAAGGATTGCCTGGTCAAAGGCGGCGAGCTGGTGCTGGAAACCATGGTGGTGGAAGGCGACGCGAACCAAGTGCTGGTGCCGGAGGACCGCTACTCGCAGATGCGCAACGTGTGGTTCCTGCCATCAGTACCCGCACTGGAACTGTGGCTGCGCCGCGCGGGTTTTGTGGATGTGCGCTGCGTTGACGTCAGCACCACCACGGTGGAAGAACAACGCGGTACTGAGTGGATGCGGTTTCAGTCGCTGAGGGACTTCCTCGATCCGGCGGATCACAGCAAAACCGTGGAAGGCCTGCCGGCGCCGCGGCGTGCGGTGATCGTGGGGCGCAAGCCGTAA
- the pdxJ gene encoding pyridoxine 5'-phosphate synthase translates to MTHSTRILLGVNIDHVATLRQARGTRYPDPVKAALDAEEAGADGITVHLREDRRHIQERDVLLLKDVLQTRMNFEMGVTEAMMAFAERIRPAHICLVPETRQELTTEGGLDVAGQEARIKAAVERLSAIGSEVSLFIDADERQIAASARVGAPAIELHTGRYADAETPAAVAEELKRIADGVAFGLAQGLIVNAGHGLHYHNVEAVAAIKGINELNIGHALVAHALFVGFKSAVAEMKALILAAADSAHGR, encoded by the coding sequence GTGACCCACAGCACTCGCATTCTGCTCGGCGTGAACATCGACCACGTTGCTACCCTGCGCCAGGCCCGGGGCACGCGCTATCCCGATCCGGTCAAGGCCGCCCTGGATGCTGAAGAAGCAGGCGCCGACGGCATCACCGTGCATTTGCGTGAGGACCGTCGACACATTCAGGAGCGCGATGTGTTGCTGCTGAAAGACGTGCTGCAAACACGCATGAATTTCGAGATGGGCGTTACCGAAGCGATGATGGCGTTCGCCGAGCGCATTCGGCCCGCGCACATCTGCTTGGTGCCGGAGACACGGCAGGAACTGACCACCGAGGGCGGGCTGGACGTCGCCGGTCAGGAAGCGCGCATCAAGGCGGCGGTTGAGCGGTTGTCGGCCATTGGCAGCGAAGTCTCGTTGTTCATCGACGCCGATGAGCGCCAGATCGCAGCATCGGCCCGGGTTGGCGCGCCGGCCATCGAACTGCACACCGGCCGTTACGCCGATGCCGAAACCCCGGCGGCCGTCGCCGAAGAACTCAAGCGCATTGCCGATGGCGTTGCGTTTGGTTTGGCCCAGGGCCTGATCGTCAATGCCGGCCATGGTTTGCACTATCACAACGTTGAAGCCGTCGCGGCGATCAAGGGCATTAACGAGCTGAACATCGGCCACGCGCTGGTGGCCCATGCGCTGTTTGTCGGCTTCAAGTCGGCAGTGGCGGAGATGAAGGCGTTGATTCTGGCGGCGGCGGATTCTGCTCATGGCAGGTGA
- the recO gene encoding DNA repair protein RecO: protein MSQPPPVGQLAYVLHSRAYRENSALVDFITPQGRLRAVLRSARGKAGTMARPFVPLEVEFRGRGELKNVGRMEGSGVATWLEGEALFSGLYLNELLIRLLPAEDPHPSVFEHYAATLVALAEGRALEPLLRSFEWRLLDDLGYGFALDADVNGEPLASDGMYRLQVDAGLERVYLFQPGLFQGAELQAMSEADWSSPGALSAAKRLMRQALAVHLGGRPLVSRELFRKL, encoded by the coding sequence ATGTCACAGCCCCCTCCCGTCGGTCAGCTCGCCTATGTGTTGCACAGCCGTGCGTACCGCGAAAACAGCGCACTGGTCGATTTCATCACCCCGCAGGGTCGCTTGCGTGCAGTGTTGCGCAGCGCTCGGGGGAAGGCGGGGACGATGGCGCGGCCATTCGTGCCGCTGGAAGTCGAGTTTCGCGGGCGGGGCGAGTTGAAGAACGTAGGACGAATGGAAGGCTCCGGCGTCGCTACATGGCTGGAAGGCGAGGCGCTGTTCAGCGGTCTGTACCTCAATGAGTTGCTGATTCGTCTGCTACCCGCCGAAGATCCGCACCCGAGCGTGTTCGAACATTACGCCGCGACGCTCGTGGCTTTGGCCGAAGGGCGCGCGCTGGAACCGTTGCTCCGTTCGTTCGAGTGGCGGCTGCTGGACGATCTCGGTTATGGCTTCGCGCTGGATGCGGATGTGAACGGCGAGCCACTGGCGAGCGATGGCATGTACCGGCTTCAGGTGGATGCAGGCCTTGAGCGGGTTTACCTGTTTCAGCCGGGATTGTTTCAAGGCGCTGAATTGCAGGCGATGTCCGAGGCGGACTGGAGTTCGCCAGGCGCGTTGTCGGCGGCCAAGCGTCTGATGCGCCAGGCCCTGGCCGTGCATCTGGGCGGGCGGCCGCTGGTCAGCCGTGAATTGTTTCGCAAACTCTAG
- the era gene encoding GTPase Era, producing the protein MTDSPATRCGYVAIVGRPNVGKSTLLNHILGQKLAITSRKPQTTRHNMLGIKTEGAVQAVYVDTPGMHKNSDKALNRYMNKTASAALKDVDVVIFVVDRTKWTEEDQMVLERVQYVTGPLIVALNKTDRIEDKGALMPHLSWLQEQLPNAQIIPISAQQGHNLEALEKVIADQLPENEHFFPEDQITDRSSRFLAAELVREKIMRQLGAELPYQITVEIEQFKQQGKTLHIHALILVERDGQKKIIIGDKGERIKRIGSDARRDMEVLFDSKVMLNLWVKVKGGWSDDERALRSLGYGDL; encoded by the coding sequence ATGACTGATTCACCTGCAACACGCTGTGGCTATGTCGCCATCGTTGGCCGGCCAAACGTGGGCAAGTCGACGCTGCTGAACCACATCCTCGGCCAGAAACTGGCGATCACGTCGCGCAAGCCGCAGACGACCCGTCACAACATGCTCGGCATCAAGACTGAAGGCGCCGTGCAGGCGGTCTACGTCGATACACCCGGCATGCACAAAAACAGCGACAAAGCGCTTAACCGCTACATGAACAAAACCGCCTCGGCAGCGTTGAAAGACGTCGACGTGGTGATCTTTGTGGTCGATCGCACCAAGTGGACCGAAGAAGACCAGATGGTCCTCGAGCGCGTCCAGTACGTGACCGGCCCGTTGATCGTGGCGCTGAACAAGACTGACCGCATCGAAGACAAGGGCGCGCTGATGCCGCATTTGTCCTGGCTGCAGGAGCAACTGCCGAATGCCCAGATCATCCCGATCTCGGCGCAGCAGGGGCATAACCTGGAAGCGCTGGAGAAAGTCATCGCCGATCAGCTGCCGGAGAATGAGCACTTCTTCCCGGAAGATCAGATCACCGACCGCAGCAGCCGTTTCCTTGCGGCAGAGCTGGTCCGAGAGAAGATCATGCGTCAGCTCGGTGCCGAGCTGCCTTATCAGATCACCGTCGAGATCGAGCAATTCAAGCAGCAGGGCAAAACGCTGCATATCCACGCGCTGATTCTGGTCGAGCGGGACGGGCAGAAGAAAATCATCATTGGCGACAAGGGCGAGCGGATCAAGCGCATCGGCTCGGATGCGCGCCGCGACATGGAAGTGCTGTTCGATTCCAAAGTCATGCTCAATCTGTGGGTCAAGGTCAAAGGCGGCTGGTCCGATGACGAGCGTGCGTTGCGTTCGCTGGGTTACGGCGACTTGTAA
- the rnc gene encoding ribonuclease III: protein MSVSLSRLERQLGYTFKDQELMILALTHRSFAGRNNERLEFLGDAILNFVAGEALFERFPQAREGQLSRLRARLVKGETLALLARGFDLGEYLRLGSGELKSGGFRRESILADALEALIGAIYLDAGMDMARDRVLAWLASEFDTLTLVDTNKDPKTRLQEFLQSRACDLPRYEVVDIQGEPHCRIFFVECEISLLNEKSRGQGVSRRIAEQVAAAAALIALGVENGND, encoded by the coding sequence GTGAGCGTTTCATTGAGTCGCCTGGAGCGTCAGCTCGGCTATACCTTCAAGGATCAGGAACTGATGATCCTGGCCCTGACCCACCGCAGCTTTGCCGGACGCAACAACGAACGTCTGGAATTCCTCGGTGATGCCATTCTCAACTTCGTCGCCGGCGAAGCGCTTTTCGAGCGTTTCCCCCAGGCACGGGAAGGTCAGTTGTCCCGCCTGCGCGCTCGCTTGGTAAAAGGCGAGACCCTCGCGCTGCTGGCCCGTGGTTTCGACCTGGGTGAGTACCTGCGCCTGGGCTCGGGTGAGCTGAAGAGCGGCGGCTTTCGACGTGAGTCGATTCTGGCCGACGCGCTGGAAGCCCTGATCGGCGCGATCTACCTCGACGCCGGCATGGACATGGCAAGGGATCGCGTGCTCGCCTGGCTGGCCAGCGAGTTCGACACCCTGACGCTGGTCGACACCAACAAAGACCCGAAAACACGGCTGCAGGAATTCCTTCAGTCACGCGCCTGTGATCTGCCCCGCTATGAAGTGGTGGATATCCAGGGCGAGCCGCATTGCCGAATCTTCTTCGTCGAATGCGAGATCTCTTTATTGAATGAAAAAAGCCGGGGACAAGGCGTTAGCCGTCGCATTGCCGAACAGGTAGCAGCGGCCGCAGCCCTTATCGCCCTGGGTGTGGAGAATGGCAATGACTGA
- a CDS encoding DUF4845 domain-containing protein, translating into MTSAGPQKGLSFIGWLVLLAILAFVGSTAAKIVPHYMDYLSMKKIIETAGTDRTADITNAGDLYAYVAKGMQVNNIRDLDLNKALTVTTENNRFLAHLNYEKREPLIQNLDLVVKFDHEFSVGKP; encoded by the coding sequence ATGACGTCTGCCGGTCCGCAAAAGGGCCTGTCGTTCATCGGCTGGCTGGTGCTGCTGGCGATTCTGGCCTTTGTCGGAAGCACCGCCGCCAAGATCGTGCCGCATTACATGGACTACCTGTCGATGAAGAAAATCATCGAAACTGCCGGCACCGATCGCACGGCAGACATCACCAACGCCGGTGACCTTTACGCCTACGTGGCCAAAGGCATGCAGGTCAATAACATTCGGGATTTGGATTTGAACAAGGCGTTAACTGTGACGACGGAGAACAACAGGTTCCTCGCCCATTTGAACTACGAAAAACGTGAGCCACTGATCCAGAACCTCGATCTGGTGGTCAAGTTCGACCACGAATTCAGCGTGGGTAAACCGTGA
- the lepB gene encoding signal peptidase I — MSLNFPLLLVVAVFVCGLLALFDLIILAPRRRNAIANYQGSVSQPDVAVVDRLNKEPFLVEYGKSFFPVLFIVLVLRSFLVEPFQIPSGSMKPTLDVGDFILVNKFSYGIRLPVIDLKVIPVGDPQRGDVMVFRYPSDPTVNYIKRVVGLPGDVIRYTNDKQLFINGQLVAKQLIGSEPGTLGSAELYNEKLGEVEHQIRQEMSRYRAPPDHEWTVPAAHYFMMGDNRDNSNDSRYWDDPNIPKDELGMVPDKNIVGKAFAVWMSWPEPKLSHFPNFSRVGLIK; from the coding sequence ATGTCACTCAATTTCCCGCTGTTGCTGGTCGTCGCCGTGTTTGTCTGCGGTTTGCTGGCCCTGTTCGATCTGATCATATTGGCGCCGCGTCGCCGCAACGCGATAGCGAACTATCAAGGCAGCGTGAGCCAGCCTGATGTCGCGGTCGTGGACCGGTTGAACAAGGAGCCGTTCCTCGTCGAATACGGCAAGTCGTTCTTTCCGGTGTTGTTCATCGTTCTGGTGCTTCGCTCGTTTCTGGTTGAGCCGTTCCAGATCCCGTCGGGCTCGATGAAGCCAACGCTGGACGTGGGCGATTTCATCCTGGTGAACAAGTTCTCATACGGCATCCGCTTGCCGGTGATCGACCTCAAGGTCATCCCGGTCGGCGATCCGCAGCGTGGCGACGTGATGGTGTTCCGCTACCCGAGCGACCCCACGGTCAACTACATCAAGCGCGTCGTCGGCCTGCCAGGGGATGTGATTCGCTACACCAACGACAAGCAGTTGTTCATCAACGGGCAGCTGGTGGCCAAGCAGCTGATCGGTTCTGAGCCGGGCACGCTGGGCAGCGCAGAGCTTTACAACGAGAAGCTGGGCGAGGTGGAACACCAGATCCGTCAGGAAATGAGCCGCTACCGCGCGCCGCCTGATCACGAGTGGACCGTGCCTGCCGCGCACTACTTCATGATGGGCGACAACCGCGACAACTCGAACGACAGCCGTTACTGGGATGACCCCAATATTCCCAAGGACGAGCTGGGCATGGTCCCCGACAAGAACATCGTCGGCAAGGCCTTTGCGGTCTGGATGAGCTGGCCTGAACCCAAGCTCAGCCACTTTCCGAACTTCTCGCGAGTGGGTCTGATCAAGTAA